The Bacteroidia bacterium genomic interval GAAAGCAATAAGCAGCAATGGACGCTGGTGCTAGAGCCGTCACGCGGATGGTTTGATTTGCACCTGAAAGAGGTGTGGCAATACCGCGACCTGCTGCTGCTCTTCGTGAGGCGGGATTTTGTTTCGGTTTATAAGCAGACCATCCTGGGGCCGCTCTGGTTCTTCATCCAGCCATTGCTCACTACGCTGGTGTTTTTCGTCATTTTTGGTAAAATCGCAAAGATCCCTACCGATGGCATTCCGCAGCCGCTCTTTTACCTTGCGGGGATTGTGGGCTGGAACTACTTCGCTGAATGCCTTCGCACCACTTCCGACAGCTTCAAGAAGAATGAGCACATTTTCGGCAAAGTTTATTTCCCGCGCATCATCATGCCCTTGTCAGTTGTCATTTCCAACCTACTGAAGTTTGGGATACAGTTGTTGCTGTTCCTGGCCGTGATGGGTTGGTACCTTTATATGGATGCGGCAATTTCCCCGAATGCGTATGTGCTGCTGTTCCCAATGCTGGTCCTGATGATTGCAGGACTGGGGCTGGGGTTCGGGTGCATCATTTCTTCCCTCACCACAAAATACCGCGACCTCAGTTTCCTCATCGCATTCGCTATTCAGCTTGGATTGTATGCCACGCCCGTCATTTATCCGCTTTCAGAAGTTCCGGATTACCTGCGGCTTTTCGTGCTGCTCAACCCCATGTCATCCATTATCGAAGCTTTCCGGTCCATGTTCCTGGGGACGGGCGCTTTCAATATCGGCTATCTCGCCTATAGTTTCATCGCCATGCTGCTTATCCTGGTGAGCGGGATCATCATCTTCAACCGCAGGGAACGCACATTTATGGATACGATTTAATGAGCGTACAGCCAAAGCATATCTTCATAGGTGGCCCAAACCGCTCCGGTACCACGTTTCTGCAAAAGCTCCTGGTTTTGCATTCTGAAATTAAGGGCGGTCCTGAATTCGACTTCCTGCCAAATCTTTTGCGGATTTATCGCAGAATGAAAACCGATTTCCATTTGCAGCGTCAGGGTTATTATTATAACGAGGAGAAGCTGCGGGTGGAGTGGTATCATTTCTTACGAGGGATGATAGATCGACAACACCCCCCTGCCCCTCCGAAAGAGTCCGGAGTCCTTCGGACCCTCAAGGGGGGAGTTTCGGAACCTGCGGTTCCTTCGGATGAGGCAGCTCAGTCTCACCAATTAGGGGATCGGGGCGTGCTTTCAAAACGCAAAACGCAGAACGCAGAACCCAGAACCCGGAACCCGGAACCCGGAACCCAGAACGCAGAACCCAAAACCTACCTCTCCGAGAAAACCCCGGACAACATTTACGTAGCCAGGGAACTGCTGGAAATTTTCCCGGAAGGGGTATTTATTTATATGTACCGCGATGGCCGTGATGTGCTGAATTCCCTGAAAAAGGTGAAGCAGCGGATGAAACAGGACGGAAAGCAGCCAAAGCTGAAGATCAGCCTTCACCATGAGGCCATGCGCTGGAACAGCAGCCAGAAACGTTACCGGGAACTACGGAAAGACGGACGGTTTTCAGGCCGTCATTTCGCCATACAATATGAAGCTTTGCTGCGAAATCCGCAGGAGGAACTGCAGAAACTGATGGCCTTCCTGGGCCTGGAACTGGAACCACAGCAGTTGAAACCAGAACAATTTGGAAGTGAACAAACGCAATCGGTGGTAGACACGGTGTGGTACACAGAAGCCATGTACCGCCAGCCATTCGAAACCAAAAACATCGGCAAATGGCAGCAAGGGATGTCCTGGCAGGAAAAGTTAATGGCCAATGTTCTAATGGGCGAAGAGCTGGCACGGGCGGGATATTCTTACAGCACAGTTGCGCTAAAGATGCAACAGCTTTTAAAAGGAGCTAAAATTAAATGAGAATGCAAATAGAACATCTCAGCAAGCAGTACCGCCTCGGGACGATTGGGACAGGAACGCTGGGCCACGACCTGAACCGCTGGTGGCATCTTGTTCGCGGCAAAGCTGATCCATACCGCAAGCTTGGTGAGGAAAACAACCGTGAAGCGGCAGGCCGGGAGCGGTATGTATGGGCGCTGAAAGATGTATCATTCAATGTGGAACAGGGCGAAGTGATTGGCATTATTGGAAATAATGGCGCGGGAAAATCCACGCTGTTGAAGATACTTTCCCGCATCACGGCACCTACGGAGGGCGTGGTAAAAGTGAATGGCCGCATTGCCAGTCTTCTTGAGGTTGGCACCGGCTTCCATCCTGAACTGACGGGGGAAGAGAATATATTCCTGAACGGGGCCATTCTCGGCATGTCCCGCCAGGAGATCAAAAACAAGTTCGATGAAATTGTCAGCTTTTCAGGCACTGCACGGTACATCAAAACGCCCGTAAAGCGATACTCTTCAGGAATGCGCGTGCGGCTTGCCTTTGCCGTAGCAGCGCACCTGGACCCGGATATCCTGGTGGTGGATGAGGTGCTGGCCGTGGGCGATGCAGATTTCCAGAAGAAGGCCCTGGGAAAGCTGCAAAGCGTAAGCAGCCAGACGGGGAAAACGGTGCTTTTCGTGAGCCACAACATGGAAGCGATCAACCGGCTTTGTCAGCGCGGGCTGGTGCTTGATAAGGGAAAACTGGTCTTTTCCGGGACGGCTGCCGAGGCTATCCAAGCCTACTCTACCCTGGGCCGGCAGACCGAAGCCAGCGAATTGCGGACGAGAACCGACAGGAGTGGAAAAGGGGATTTCAAGTTCACCAACGCCTGGATTGAGAATGAGCACCACCAGAGAATTGCTGATGCAGAAACCGGGTCAGCCTTACAGATAAAGGTGCTGGTGGAGCCCCAAAAAGATACCCTGCCCATTGATGCTTATGCCTCAGTAATTGTGCGTGATGCCTTTGGTGCCCGGCTTTTCACGCTCTCTGCCGGGATGCTGAACAAACGGTTGCACTTTGGTAGTGCCACCCTCCTCAGCTTTAATATTGCACAACTGCCACTGCCGGAAGGTCAGTACAACTGCGACCTATATCTGGCAGAACAAACAGGCGGAAAGGGAGTGCAGGATTCGGTGCATAATGCCTTTCCGCTGTCGGTTTTTGGTAATGACTTTTTCAAAACCGGGCAGCCGCAAGCCCAGGGACTGGACAAGTTTTTTGTGGGTTTCACCGTGGTGGCCGGGCCTCTAAAGGAACATGTATAATGTGTGGCATTACTGGCATTTGGCACTTAAATGGGCAGGTCTTGCCCCGGCAAAAGCTTGAGCGGATTACCCGCAGCATTGCCCACCGTGGCCCGGATGGCGAAGGTTTTTATCTGGATGAAAATACGCCTCTCGGCCTGGGCCATTTGCGGCTTTCTATCCTCGATTTATCCGCTTCCGGGGCACAGCCTATGAGCTACGGAAACGGTCGTTTTCAGATTGTTTACAACGGGGAAATATTCAATTTCCTTGAACTGCGAAATGAGCTAAGGCAACTGGGACATTCTTTCATTACCGAAAGCGATACTGAGGTGGTGCTGGCCGCTTTTGCCGAATGGAAGGCGCAATGCCTGCTGAAATTCAACGGCATGTGGGCTTTCGCAATATGGGATGTACAAGAGCAGATGCTCTTCCTTGCTCGCGATCGTTTCGGCATTAAGCCGCTTTATTATCTTCATCGGCCAGGGAATATTTTTGCTTTTGCTTCCGAAACCAATGCCTTTAAAAATCTCGAAAATTTTAACCGGGAAATAGATCTTGAAATGACAGTACGTGCAATCCGGGACGCGGCAGCCCTGGAAGGCAGCGGATATACCATTTATAAAAACCTGCGACAATTGCTTCCCGGCCATTTTATCTATTATAAAAAAAATGATGTACAGGTCCGGCAAAAGCGATGGTGGAACACGCTTAGTCATTTGCCGGAAGTGCCGCAACAATATGAGGAGCAGTGCGAAGCTTTCCGGGATCTATTCGCGGATGCCTGCCGGTTGCGGCTGCGCAGCGATGTGCCGGTAGCTTCAGCTTTGAGCGGAGGAATAGATTCCACAGCCGTTTATTCAATGATTTATCATTTAAAGGATCAACAGGGCGAGCGGAAGGCGCAGGAATGGCAAAAGGCTTTTGTGGCAACTTTCCCCGGAACTGCGCAGGACGAGCGGGAGTTTGCTGAGAAAGTTGTCCAACAAACCGGTGGAGAAGCGGAGTATCTGGAAACAGACTTTTTCGATTTGCAAAATACCCTGGTGGAAAGCACGATTCAGTTCGATGCCATTTACGGTTCACCAAATTTTATCCTGAACCCGGTTTACGCTACGATGGGGCGCAATGGCTATAAAGTTTCGATGGATGGCCACGGAGCAGACGAACTGCTCTTTGGCTATAGCGCCATGATCAGGGAAGCACTGACACTGGCCGCTACAACAGGAGCGGAGGAATGGCAAGTTGCTCTGGA includes:
- a CDS encoding sulfotransferase, encoding MSVQPKHIFIGGPNRSGTTFLQKLLVLHSEIKGGPEFDFLPNLLRIYRRMKTDFHLQRQGYYYNEEKLRVEWYHFLRGMIDRQHPPAPPKESGVLRTLKGGVSEPAVPSDEAAQSHQLGDRGVLSKRKTQNAEPRTRNPEPGTQNAEPKTYLSEKTPDNIYVARELLEIFPEGVFIYMYRDGRDVLNSLKKVKQRMKQDGKQPKLKISLHHEAMRWNSSQKRYRELRKDGRFSGRHFAIQYEALLRNPQEELQKLMAFLGLELEPQQLKPEQFGSEQTQSVVDTVWYTEAMYRQPFETKNIGKWQQGMSWQEKLMANVLMGEELARAGYSYSTVALKMQQLLKGAKIK
- a CDS encoding ABC transporter permease, translating into MEKETGSLEVTESNKQQWTLVLEPSRGWFDLHLKEVWQYRDLLLLFVRRDFVSVYKQTILGPLWFFIQPLLTTLVFFVIFGKIAKIPTDGIPQPLFYLAGIVGWNYFAECLRTTSDSFKKNEHIFGKVYFPRIIMPLSVVISNLLKFGIQLLLFLAVMGWYLYMDAAISPNAYVLLFPMLVLMIAGLGLGFGCIISSLTTKYRDLSFLIAFAIQLGLYATPVIYPLSEVPDYLRLFVLLNPMSSIIEAFRSMFLGTGAFNIGYLAYSFIAMLLILVSGIIIFNRRERTFMDTI
- the asnB gene encoding asparagine synthase (glutamine-hydrolyzing), which translates into the protein MCGITGIWHLNGQVLPRQKLERITRSIAHRGPDGEGFYLDENTPLGLGHLRLSILDLSASGAQPMSYGNGRFQIVYNGEIFNFLELRNELRQLGHSFITESDTEVVLAAFAEWKAQCLLKFNGMWAFAIWDVQEQMLFLARDRFGIKPLYYLHRPGNIFAFASETNAFKNLENFNREIDLEMTVRAIRDAAALEGSGYTIYKNLRQLLPGHFIYYKKNDVQVRQKRWWNTLSHLPEVPQQYEEQCEAFRDLFADACRLRLRSDVPVASALSGGIDSTAVYSMIYHLKDQQGERKAQEWQKAFVATFPGTAQDEREFAEKVVQQTGGEAEYLETDFFDLQNTLVESTIQFDAIYGSPNFILNPVYATMGRNGYKVSMDGHGADELLFGYSAMIREALTLAATTGAEEWQVALEKVIKEMGPAPIFHAKKNTQAEVFNKLFKSILKRLKNGLNGKPTRGWRNGFELKPLPALTDSEVNIQTLDEYNRITWKYFHQNPLPAILRNFDKAAMRYGVEVRMPFMDWRLVCFCFALPMESKLRGGFTKAVLRDALQGIMPDEIRTRKLKTGLIAPMNDWFSGPLASFIMDTVSSRSFIQSDLWNGPVIRDFAKNKIITKSWTMDDGHRFWPYLNAHILMTGN
- a CDS encoding ABC transporter ATP-binding protein, whose product is MQIEHLSKQYRLGTIGTGTLGHDLNRWWHLVRGKADPYRKLGEENNREAAGRERYVWALKDVSFNVEQGEVIGIIGNNGAGKSTLLKILSRITAPTEGVVKVNGRIASLLEVGTGFHPELTGEENIFLNGAILGMSRQEIKNKFDEIVSFSGTARYIKTPVKRYSSGMRVRLAFAVAAHLDPDILVVDEVLAVGDADFQKKALGKLQSVSSQTGKTVLFVSHNMEAINRLCQRGLVLDKGKLVFSGTAAEAIQAYSTLGRQTEASELRTRTDRSGKGDFKFTNAWIENEHHQRIADAETGSALQIKVLVEPQKDTLPIDAYASVIVRDAFGARLFTLSAGMLNKRLHFGSATLLSFNIAQLPLPEGQYNCDLYLAEQTGGKGVQDSVHNAFPLSVFGNDFFKTGQPQAQGLDKFFVGFTVVAGPLKEHV